A single region of the Theileria annulata chromosome 4, complete sequence, *** SEQUENCING IN PROGRESS *** genome encodes:
- a CDS encoding casein kinase II, alpha subunit, putative (Tap579b07.q1c.C.cand.39 - score = 25.01;~SMART S_TKc (SM00220) at aa 127-412, E()=1.03e-75) codes for MIYRYKIYKYTIYLFAIIINQSICIEFHKFINKYNKSFVEPINNKDIIYRFKKNYLKLNKEENGLLNPPILDMDQMEVPDNDKNRKYPTKDLKIILPKTYADVNSKKGPEYWDYENITLKWNVPDSYEIVRKIGRGKFSEVFEGLNTVTKDKCVIKILKPVKKKKIKREIKILQNLRGGPNIIKLLDIVKDPQSRTPSLIFEHVNNTDFKTLYPTLTIQDIKYYIYQLLKAMNYCHSQGIMHRDIKPHNVMIDHEKKILRLIDWGLAEFYHPEQEYSVRVATRYYKGPELLVDMRYYDYSLDIWSIGCMLAGIIFKKEPFFYGHDNYDQLVKIAKVLGTEDLHRYFEKYGLKFAPAYQEILGNHSKKPWTKFVHHENQHLVSPEVMDLLDRMLVYDHTKRITPLEAMEHPFFNEIKNNSV; via the coding sequence ATGATATATAgatacaaaatttataaatatacaatatacCTGTTTGCCATCATTATCAACCAGTCTATCTGTATAgaatttcataaatttattaataaatacaataaatcATTTGTAGAaccaataaataataaagatataatttataggttcaaaaagaattatttaaaactaAACAAAGAAGAAAATGGTTTATTAAATCCACCAATATTAGATATGGATCAAATGGAAGTTCCTGATAACGATAAAAATAGGAAGTATCCTACTAAAGAccttaaaattatattaccAAAAACATATGCCGATGTAAATAGTAAAAAGGGTCCTGAGTATTGGGATTATGAGaatataacattaaaatGGAATGTACCAGACTCATATGAAATAGTCAGGAAGATAGGAAGAGGAAAGTTCAGTGAAGTTTTTGAGGGATTAAATACAGTAACCAAGgataaatgtgtaataaaaATCCTAAAGCCTGtaaagaagaagaagatCAAAAGAGAGATAAAGATTCTACAGAATCTACGAGGAGGaccaaatataataaagcTCCTTGATATAGTAAAAGACCCCCAAAGTAGAACACCCTCACTAATTTTTGAACATGTAAATAATACTGATTTCAAAACCTTGTACCCAACCCTAACTATACAGGACATAAAGTACTATATTTACCAGTTATTAAAGGCCATGAATTATTGCCACAGTCAGGGAATAATGCACAGAGATATAAAACCGCACAACGTTATGATAGATCACGAAAAGAAAATACTAAGGTTAATCGATTGGGGATTAGCTGAGTTTTATCACCCCGAACAGGAATACAGCGTCAGGGTAGCAACGAGGTACTACAAAGGCCCAGAACTCCTGGTTGATATGAGGTACTATGACTACAGCCTCGATATATGGAGCATAGGGTGTATGTTAGCTGGTATCATTTTCAAGAAGGAGCCATTTTTCTACGGCCATGATAACTATGACCAGCTTGTGAAAATAGCCAAAGTACTAGGAACAGAAGATTTGCACCGGTACTTTGAGAAGTACGGACTTAAATTCGCACCAGCATACCAGGAAATTTTAGGAAACCACTCAAAAAAACCCTGGACCAAGTTCGTACACCATGAAAATCAACACCTGGTATCACCCGAAGTCATGGACCTACTGGATCGCATGTTGGTATATGACCATACCAAGAGAATCACCCCTCTCGAGGCAATGGAACACCCGTTCTTTAACGAAATCAAAAACAATTCagtttaa